In Aspergillus fumigatus Af293 chromosome 6, whole genome shotgun sequence, the genomic window CAAAGGCCAAATGCCGTTGAAGAAATACAAGAAATACTCGACGTCATCAGAGACTTGGAGACGCGCCTTGCGCGGCTGCGTCGGGGCGGCCAAGCTACTCCTCAAACACGTTCTCCCGTTACCAGTTCAGGTACACCTAAGTCGCCATTGTCTCAGGCGCAGCTAGATGGCGCCGCTCCTCCACGTCCAAACGGTGCTTTGAGTCCTCCTCAGTGGGGGAGCTCTGCTATGTCTCCTCCGAGACGGCCATATCAGCGTGCACTTGACATGAGCCCATATCGACCTGGATTCTCCATAAGCGTAGGTCGTCCTCAGGGAGTATATCTAGAGCATCAGCAGATAATGCTAACAGTATCAGAGATCGAGCTCATATGgtcatgacgatgatgacctAGATCGGCCActtggaagaggaacgaCGCACATGTGTGCTTCCTCTAGCTCTGCGatgtcttcttcgaggaaACTTGCAGGTCTTCCTCTGGAAGCTGAATCCAGTCGGAAGCGCCGGCGTCAGAGTTCTAGCGGAGATCTTAACTTTTTACGGCCACAGAAGCGAGCGACAGACGACAGACGTCCCTCTAGCTCTAGCACAGCGTCGTCTAGCACTCCTCAGAGCCAATTGCATGATGAGTCTGAGGAACTGAAGCGACTTTTGGGGTTAGACAGTGACGATACTCTGCGCGCactccaggaagagcagagaaAAGCAGAGAAGTGGCTCGAAGAGCggaaggagcaggagcgTCGTGACGAAGAGTATGCCCGTATGCTCATGAACGGGATGTATgaacctcctcgtccagccTCAGCTCACAGCACCGCTTCTACGAATTATTCAAGGTCGTCCATCCAGCTTCCATCAGAAGCTTCCCTGGTATATCGCGGCGAAGCGGGACCATCTTCCATTCCTGAGCATCGTTCCGTCAATACGCCACTTGTGGATCGTCTTGTGGATCGTTCGCGGTCATCCTACAGCATTCCGTCAACGCCTGAATCGGGACATTCGGAAGTACAGCATCTACCACTTATTACCTTGCGCGATAGTGATGACAGCGATATAGCAGAGATCTCGCCCCAAGATTTTCACAGTGGTCAGTCCAGACCCCAAAGCCATCACAGACTGTATCCGAGCTACAATACCCATCCGGGTCATTCTTCAAACCGTCGGAGCGTGGCAACCGAGCTGGGAAGATACGTCCCGGTTACTCAACCTTCTATTCGACTGGGATATAGTGCGCCTCAAGGTTCTGTGTACGGGCCCAATGTCTTGCAGAATACTATGGCAAGGCTTCAAGCAAGCCGGCAGATGTTACAGCAGGCGGGAAGATCAGTCTTTGAAGGATTTTCGTCATACTTCTTACCCTCAGGCTCTTCCGGCTTGCCCACTGGACTTTCTGCTGATGATTACTATGCTTCGTTGAAGGGCTACAGGTATGCTGCCCTGCGCCTTGATATAACAACTGCATCATTAGGCTAACAATAGTCTTTCGATCCAGTGATTTCTATGAGCCTGGTGTGGATCCCAAGCAAGTccaggaagagatcaaacAATTGCTGGAAACGATCAGACCAGACACCGAAATTGCCAAGGAAAAGCGGGAAGGCACCCCAGAGGCTCTTAGGTACACTTTGCTGGAGCATCAGAAACTGGGGCTTACCTGGATGAAGACCATGGAAGAGAGCGAAAAGAAAGGCGGTATCCTGGCCGACGACATGGGTCTCGGAAAGACCATACAAGCCATTGCTCTCATAGTGTCCCGCCCGTCTACGGATCCAGAGCGGAAACCCACACTGATTGTCGCTCCGGTCTCTTTAATGCAGCAGTGGAAACGAGAGATTCAGAAGGCTGTCAAGCCGGGTAGGCATCAACTTTCAGTCTACGTTCTACACGGTGACAAGCGAGCGGTCAGCTACAGAGACATGAAAGACTACGACGTGGTCCTTACCACGTTCGGAACCTTATCCTCAGAACTGAAGCGCAGGGAAAAGTATGACGAACTACAGTCGGCTGGCGCGAATGAGGAGGCTCTGTCCCGAACTTTGCTGAAGAACCTGCCATGCCTCGGCCCGAGCAGTCTGTGGCACCGAGTCATCATAGACGAGGCTCAGTGCATCAAGAATCGAAATACGAGATCCGCGCAAGCATGTTGCCGTCTCAACTCCACCTATCGTTGGTGTATGAGCGGAACTCCAATGATGAACACTGTGGAAGAACTACATTCATTGTTGAAATTCCTCCGGATCAGACCTTATTCCAGCCTTGATCGTTTCAACAAGGTAAGTGTCGGTGATCACACCGTGTTTGGCTAATTGAATATTGACCAATTTTTCCTAGGACTTCACCCGACCACTCAAGGGTCCGCCTGGCGAGTCTCGCGACAAAGCTATGCAACAACTGCAGGTTCTGGTGAAGGCGGTTCTGCTTAGACGGACCAAGACATCGAAGATTGACGGCCAGCCGATTCTACGGCTTCCACCTAGGGTTCTAGAGAAGGTGTATGCTGTGTTCAGCGAGGATGAACAGGCCATCTACGATGCGCTTGAGAGCAAGACTCAGGTTCAGTTCAACAAGTATCTCAAGGCTAACGCTGTTGGAAGAAACTActccaacatcctcgtcctgcttcttcggcttcgtCAAGCTTGCTGCCACCCGCACTTGATGACTGATTTTAGTGTCGAGGTCAATGCTGCTACTGACGAGTTGGACCTTGTCGCCAATGCGAAAGCTTTCGGAGATGAGGTCGTGGTCCGTCTCAAGGAGAACGAAAACCTTGAATGCCCCATTTGTATTGATGCAGTTGACAATCCCATTATATTTTTTCCGTGCGGTCATAGCGCTTGTGCCGAGTGTTTCTCAAGGATGACCGATCCCTCACTTGCCGTGCAGCGTGGTGAAGATGGTGCAGCGGAGATCAAGTGTCCAAACTGTCGCGGTCGTGTCGATCCGAGGAAGGTCACCGACCATCTGACGTTCAAGAAGGTTCATTCTCCGGATGCggatgatcttgatcaaGTGGGGTCTCAGAAGCCTATTcgtgacgaagaagatgatgacgatagcgacgacgacgacgacgatgacgatgacgatgacgataaCAGTTTGTCTCGATTCATcgttgatgacgaggatgactcATCATCAGTCAGAAAGTCCAAGAcaaagaaaggaaagaaagccaagaagaccaagaagagcCTTGCGGAACTCAAGAAGGAAGCCTCGAAGAATATCAAGTCGAAACAGAAGTACCTTCGCCGATTGGAGAAAACCTGGGTCACCAGCGCAAAGATTGAGAAAACCCTTGAAATCCTTCAGGAGATCCAGGATCGGGAGGATAGCGAGAAGACCATCATCTTTAGCCAGTTTACGGCGCTGCTGGATCTCCTCGAGGTCCCAATCGTGCGTCGAGGCTGGGGCTATCGCCGCTATGACGGTAGCATGAGACCCGGTGATCGAAATGCCGCCGTCCTGGAGTTCACTGACAATCCAGACTGCAAGATTATGCTGGTTTCCCTGAAAGCCGGCAACGCAGGGCTGAACCTCGTCGCTGCATCTCAGGTTATCATCTTTGACCCCTTCTGGAACCCCTACATCGAGGACCAGGCCATCGACCGTGCTCATCGCATCGGACAGATGCGCCAGGTTCATATCCATCGAATCCTTGTACAAAAGACAGTCGAGGACCGTATCCTCGAACTTCAGGAGAAAAAGCGCGAGATTATTGATGGTGCTCTGGACGAGAAGGCGCAGAAGAAGGTTTCTCGCCTGGGAACTCAGGAACTGGCCTATTTATTCGTACGCGAGTCCATCCCCAGTTCTTTGAACAAGAGACTAACTGAATTTTCCCACAGGGCGTTCGGTAACGGCTCCTTATCTTTCGATATGCGTGGTATGGCGTTGGCGGCATTCTACGCTCGGATTCAACATTACTTCAGATACGATACCCTACATCGCTacttttccccttcttaTATTGCATTTGACTTCTTTCCTATCTACATCCCGGGCAAGCTGTATCATTATAGACTCAGAGCAGCAGATAGGTTGCATGCAGCTTTGACCTTAATCATAGAATTCATACTGTGTCACGGACGCTGCTTATATACTTCTATAATGACTACACGAAGCTGCTTAAGTAGTTGTCCAAGTGATGTAGTTCCTAGATGTTGTATACAAGTGGTTGAGACATAAATGCTGTTCATCGGACCTATTCCCAAAAGAAAGCCTATGACATCACCCATAATAAAGCTATTAATTGAAGATGCTGTTCCTTGGAATTCCAGGGAATCAACAAGATGTCAAGTGGGGCGAATGTTTGCTACCTTATGGATGGCATGGATCAATCTAGGTACCTAGGTAACTAGATACACCTATTTGCCCTACAGTGGCTTACGCTGTAAGGCTGTGTGTGGGAGTAAGGAGTAACCCCCTTGAAGCAAAGAGACGGTATGAAAACTTTTTTTCGGCCATCCGTAGGTGGCCAAAACCTGTCAACAGATTTGCTTTTTGTTCATCGTAAATAGAGTTATCGTTTgcgagaaaggaaaggaaaaagggagaaaaaTTGTGATAAGCATCTAAACTACTAGTTGTGTAAGATTCCAATGCATGACAGTGCCGACCTTTCCCTTCAGGCTATTTCCACCGACCGCTATCGTTGTATCGTAACTCGAGGCATGGCGTAATGAATCCAAATGACCGGAGAAAACCGCAGGCATGGATGGATGACTGCAATTCTCCCCGATCCGATCTGCGCGATACGCTTACAGatcagcatcctcctcgtcgggCAGAGGCATGGCAGCAGcactctccatctccttctcgtaCTCAGCCATGAGCTGTGGATTGACAGCGACCTcaggaggagcaagagcaggGGCAGCAACGAATTCCTGGGTCGGCGTGTTAGTTGAAAGAATGCACAATCACAAGACTATATAGGCACGAAAACTCACCAGGGCGGCGTTGCCGACTAGCTTGCGGGCGAGCCACAGGAAGGGCTTCTCGAAGTTGTAGTTGGACTTGGCCGAGATATCGTAGTACTGGAGGTTCTTCTTGCGGTGGAAAGTAATGGTCTTGGCTTTCACCTTGCGCTCCTTAACATCGACTTTGTTGCCGCAGAGAACGATGGGGATGTTCTCGCAGACACGGACGAGGTCACCTGTTTCGTGATGTTCAGTATGGCCATCACTCCCCAGTAAGCCGACAATAACTTACGGTGCCAGTTGGGGACGTTCTTGTACGTGATACGGGAGGTGACATCGAACATGATGATACCACACTGGCCGTTGATGTAGTATCCATCTCTCAGACCGCCGAACTTCTCCTGACCAGCTGTGTCCCATACATCGAACTGAATCGTTCCCAGGTTCTATCGCGAAAGGTTAGTCGGCCCGGAGAAGCAAAGTGGAACGATAGAGCGGGGTTGTTGGCGGGGCATACGGTGGTGAAGGTCAGAGGGTGCACTTCGACACCGAGGGTTGCGATGTACTTCTTTTCGAATTCACCAGTAAGGTGGCGCTTGACGAAGGTGGTCTACAACGTAAGAATGTTAGCAACCTCACAGGAACTTCGACACGGTGtgaactttttttttctcgtTGGCGGGCGggggtgatgaagaaatcaagccCACGCAAGTAGGTCAAAAAGCGTCGACCCTTCGTAGAATGCAAGCAGAGCAAGATACTGCATATCAAGAGTAAAAAGCAATATGAGGGTGATTTTACTTGCCTTACCAGTACCACCGTCACCAACAAGGACGAGCTTGAAAGTTGGTGTAGTAGGAGCAGACATGGCGATGATTATGAGACGTTTGAAAATGGAAAAGTCAAGTCGCGAGAAAAATCACActgtatttatattattGAAAAGTCGTCGAAAAATATGCGACAGTTGATGGGAAGAAGTGTGTTCAATAGAACGGCTGAAGCCAGGGAGAAGCAGAGCGAAAGACTATTCTGGTGATGGAATTTTTGCCCCGAGTCAGCCACGAACAGGTTGAAGTCACGTGTTGCTGCCTGAGGATGAGAGTGCCCCGCGAGATAGCAGTCCAAGGACGCCGCCGCCtgagggcatttgcaaccAGTAGATCTACGAAAAACAAtgctatacggagtacgatATTCCCAATTATCTCTCTTGATTTGTCCATATTCTACATTTACAGAATAGGCACCAAGGTACCTTGGGGTTCCATGCATCAATTATTAATACATTCTTCCTCGGACTTCAGGTCTCCGCTTGCAGCCTAAACAAACAGTAACGCCAATTTATGTCTTTGACACAATCATTAAAAGCCATACCGCGTTTCTCGTCAGAgcacaggaagaggagcaaggTATGAGCAGACGTCATGAAGAAATACATTtcctcctgcagcgccaTTCAGCCAGTGTCAATCCGGCCTGCGATTCTCCTGTCACAGTGGAACAAGGTGACAACCTAACAAACCACGACCTCCCCAATCACGGCGTGGTATGAGTTCTAAGCTCAGCTCAGTAGTGTTATTGGACGCAGGTCCGTCCTCTCTTACGATCTTGACCACGATTGTGCGCTGCGTAAAGTCAGCCAAGTGTAGCttgagaagaggatgcgGACACTTACTCCTTCGTTCTGTTGCACTGTTTGTGCTACCTTGGATAGACGTTCATGATTGATCCAGTTCACGTTTCCGAAGCTTCGTATGATGTCCCCGGCCTTCAACCCAGCCTGATCCGCAGGGCTATCGGGCACCACGCTGTTCACCTTGGCAAATGGCGTCCCGATCATTTCAGCATTTGATAAACTGTTCTCACCCAAATTGCTTCGTTGAACTGAAGTCCCGTTCATACCGCTAGCAGCAACAGCGGCTTGTGCACGTTGAAGACTGGCGAAATGCTCATGGAGACCTTTCTCGAGATGTTTCATTACTTCTTTGTGGTCGGTTCGCAGGTGAATTATCCGTGCTCGTGTCGTGCGGACTATGCTTTAGATTTAGTTTCCGTACCCCATATGAAAATCAGATGAACCTTACTCTGTGCAACGTCGATATCGTCTCGCGGAAAACCATCAAAGGTAGTGAGGGACGTGTTCATATTTACGCCATGCTGTAAACACATCGTCAGTCGTAACATCCGGAGACGTCTGGGAAAATCAGATCGACTTACAGATGTCAGCACAGCACTAAGGGCCGACAGTTCTGCTTCGATGcgttccttctcttgcaTTAGGTCCACCATGGTCAGCTTGGACAGGTCGCGGGTAACCCCTCCGGACGTAGGTCCAGAGGGTACAGTGGGGGCGTGAATATTATCGTTCATGGGTATTCCCATCCTTTGACGACAAGGTATAGTTAGACCATCGTAGTGCTGTTTGTAAGTTGTTGATTGTAGTTGAAGAGAGCTAACTGATGGGTGACAGTGGCGGGTCCACCTTAAAGATAAGTCGATAACCCGCGGGGTCGGAAAGGCTCCTTTGGTGTTCTTGGCATATCAAGCTTCCGTTTTCTACTGTCTGCTTTGGAGAGTGGAGAGTATGGTAGATTCAAACCGGCAAAGAATGAGATAGATTTTTTCAATTACTCCTGTGACTGTATTCCTTTCGTTGCATTTCTTCAACCGAGGAGGATACTATGAGCGTGTTGTCGCAGTGTTCTGCTATTATAGAGAACATGACAAGTAGAATGATGCAGAAACGCAAGGCAAACAGAAGGTGATGGACAGTATAGCATTGTAGAAGGTCAAATTTCAGCCTTACGAATCCTACAGCAAGCGTCTAGAGTCATCTTCTGTTCGTCATTGCTTCCTTCGCACCAGTCGCAGCTTCCATCATGTTGATTGACTCCTGCCGCGCCTACTGGtttctgcatgcctgcactATGATCTTTGAAACGAACTTCTCGAGCTTGCTATCCAGAAAATTCATACTCCAGTTCTTCTGGAAGCAGACTCGCATGCTCACGTAACATGGAAGAGTCAAAAGAGAATACCCTATCCGAAACACCGCTCCTTCCTGTGGAACCTTCGATCTCAGACGTGAAAGTAGTGGATGCGAGTGATACAGTTCACGACTCTGGAGGACGAAAAACTGATTCAGCATCATTCAGGAGATGGTTTGAAGAGTTCTGGCTGAAGAGGagtcctccttctccagacCAGAAGCAAGTTGACGGTTGGCCCGAGATCCTCTTGACCGAATGTTCCAACGACGACTGGTCACCTCACTGCGGCCTTCAAGATCAGCAATGGGAACAATTATCGGCCCACTCATCACATCTTGGGATCGTCAAAACAGCAAGCTTTACTGACCAAAGCGTAGGGAGATCAAGGGCTGCAACACAGAGCACCTTCAACCCTAGCATACATTCGGGCGGTCGTGGTTCAATCGAAAGCTTGAGGCCCAGTGTCAGCCCTTTGATATCCCATGCAGTGCTGCTTCACTCCCTTGAGAGGCGTCAAATACTTCGGGAGATCATCACTACTGAAACCGACTACGTATTCGGGTTGAAGGCCCTTGCTGATGTATGCCCGAATGTATTATCTGGTGCAACTGACTTTGAGACTGACTTTTCCCCGTCAATCGACCAGGTACTTCTAATTTGTTCCGTCAGACCCCGGATATATCGCAACGTGCAACGCATTCGAGAACTACACCAGACCTTCTTGGCAAGGGCTCGTGCCGTGAGCCCCATGTCCGTTTCGGCTGCATCCGAAGTCGATAAGCTGTTCCCCCAGGGCGTTGCTAAAGGCTTGAAGGCAATTGACTTGAAACGCCTTAATAACCTTCAAAGCAGATCTTTGAGAAAGCAGAGTTTGAAGACGTCGATAATTGCCCGTCTCAACTCATTGGCTGCGCAAGGTTCGGAAGCCTATGACATGGCGTATGCGATTGCTGAACTGGTGCGTGTGGGAATCCAGGCTCACGCTTTATTATGCTGACTCTTTTCTGTGCAGTCAAAGTCCTTCAAGCTTTATGAAGACTTTTGTTGCAATTTTGAACTTCTCTTGCAAGACGTAAGCCTCCTTCGCGGGTCAATCCCGAATTGGGAAGCCTTTGAAGGAGGCATAGAATCTCTTTCGAAGTCTGTGACGTCCTTAGAGAACAAGCTCTTGACAGATAATAGATCAATGTCTTTAAGTGACCTCGTCGTCAAGGTTTTTCCAACCCCAGCTTCCAGATCCGCCATCTCTGTGCTAACTAGCCTCAGCCAGTTCAGCGCCTTTGTAAGTATGAGCTGTTCCTGAGGGAGCTACTAAAGTGCACGCCAGTTCAAGATGACCCGTTATCGCATGACAAAATCAAGGAAGTGCTGGATGGTCTTCGCCCAACAATCGAGCGCGTCAATCAAGCCAACGAAACTCTCAAGCAAAGGGAACTCATTGCAAAAACCCTTTTGCTGAGAGAAAAGCTGGAATTGCCAGAGCCGGTGAGCCACATAGAAAGTCCCTCGATCATAGAGATCACTAAAAAACAGGGATCTGGTATGCAGGACATTGTTCACGATATTTACCTACAATTGGGACCCATCAAACTATGTGGCGTCCTTCATGCGACTTACCAGTTACCGGCAGATATTGTGGGTGAATACGTCGTCTGCGCTCTGTTTGAAAGCTATCTTGTTCTGGCTGCTTCGAGAGACGGCTGTTCAAGACTCCAAGCTGTGGCGTGCCTGTACGTCTGTGATCTCAAGATCGACACCTTGAGAAACGGGAGAGGTAAGCGACATACATCCCCACCCTTTTGACCTTGTCCTCTGTCCGCGGCTCACGCTTAATTTTGGTACAGGGCTATGTTGCTACGGATGCTTGTTCTCGTGGAAGGTTATTTTTGAACATCGAAATAATCAGTACGAGCTCGTCTTGAGCGCGTCATCGGCGATTGAAGAGAAGCAATGGAAAACCGAGATACTTAGGGCGGCGGCGGCATTGACCGAAGTTTCGACAGCAGGACAGTCGGAATCAAATCTGTACTCCTTTGAGGTGCTAGGCCTACTCCCGCTTGAATGCTCGACGGGTTTAACAACTCTCTTGTCCCGAAAACCTTCAATCCACTCATTGGCCACTTCTGCGAGTAGGGCGAATTTGCAGCATGTTGTGATCAGAAAAACGCACAAGCCTGGAGAGGCATCGACTGAAGCGGATGGAGTAATCGAACGCCCAAAGATTCCCCCTTGGGCCTCGGCGCTGGTCCTGACAACAAGAAGACAAGATAGAGTTGATCTGGAACGATTCATCTTCAATATATATACAAAGGGCTCACTGCCTTATCCTGGGATGCCTCCTGCCAAAGGCAAGGACTTGCTCAAGCCAAGTAAGCTCATGGTAGCTATCAGGGAAGGGGTGTACAGACGTTCTAGCTCCGGGGGCCTTCCAACCACTAGGCGCCCTGCCATAGTACTTGCTCCTGCAAAAACCAGCAAAAACGAGCAAACCGGCAGGAGTGAGGGTGGAACTGACGAACCGCCTATCGAGGACAGGAAGAAGGCTGCCTCGCCTATGAGTCGCATGGGAACTGTTCGACGAGCGCTAACTGTGAGGTTTCAGGCCAGACACAAGTCTGCTTCGCATGCTGATCTGCCTTTGCAGTATAAGGGGCAATCAGACCAACTTTTTCACAAGGTGTCAGTACGAGGGATCTTCAACTCTGTATCTCGGAGGAGCTCCAAGAGAATTTTGCATACAGCCTTGAGCCTGGACGGTGGAGCATAATGATGCAATGCAAATTGAAAGTACGACAGACACGCCATGGATCACTGTCGGGGATACAGAAATGGtatactattattattacgATTACTTCTTGTTCTCTTTGCTTCGATAGACAGTGGGGTCGCCAGGGTAGTGTGGGTAAAGGACTGGGGATAGGCATGGCTGATATTGTTGCATCCTTAGCGAGACGTAATAGAATAGCAGAGGGGGCTACGAATTAGCATAAGTTCGAAGTCGAATAACGGCGACAAGAGTGCATTACATGATGAAAGATCTCCCCACCAGTCTTCCCTGTAGCAGTGGTAGGCAGAGCGGATCCATCAACAGTGaatggaggatgaggtt contains:
- a CDS encoding DEAD/DEAH box helicase; the protein is MTNITEDASIDDLEDDLQLHQVILQSLNEQRPNAVEEIQEILDVIRDLETRLARLRRGGQATPQTRSPVTSSGTPKSPLSQAQLDGAAPPRPNGALSPPQWGSSAMSPPRRPYQRALDMSPYRPGFSISRSSSYGHDDDDLDRPLGRGTTHMCASSSSAMSSSRKLAGLPLEAESSRKRRRQSSSGDLNFLRPQKRATDDRRPSSSSTASSSTPQSQLHDESEELKRLLGLDSDDTLRALQEEQRKAEKWLEERKEQERRDEEYARMLMNGMYEPPRPASAHSTASTNYSRSSIQLPSEASLVYRGEAGPSSIPEHRSVNTPLVDRLVDRSRSSYSIPSTPESGHSEVQHLPLITLRDSDDSDIAEISPQDFHSGQSRPQSHHRLYPSYNTHPGHSSNRRSVATELGRYVPVTQPSIRLGYSAPQGSVYGPNVLQNTMARLQASRQMLQQAGRSVFEGFSSYFLPSGSSGLPTGLSADDYYASLKGYRLTIVFRSSDFYEPGVDPKQVQEEIKQLLETIRPDTEIAKEKREGTPEALRYTLLEHQKLGLTWMKTMEESEKKGGILADDMGLGKTIQAIALIVSRPSTDPERKPTLIVAPVSLMQQWKREIQKAVKPGRHQLSVYVLHGDKRAVSYRDMKDYDVVLTTFGTLSSELKRREKYDELQSAGANEEALSRTLLKNLPCLGPSSLWHRVIIDEAQCIKNRNTRSAQACCRLNSTYRWCMSGTPMMNTVEELHSLLKFLRIRPYSSLDRFNKDFTRPLKGPPGESRDKAMQQLQVLVKAVLLRRTKTSKIDGQPILRLPPRVLEKVYAVFSEDEQAIYDALESKTQVQFNKYLKANAVGRNYSNILVLLLRLRQACCHPHLMTDFSVEVNAATDELDLVANAKAFGDEVVVRLKENENLECPICIDAVDNPIIFFPCGHSACAECFSRMTDPSLAVQRGEDGAAEIKCPNCRGRVDPRKVTDHLTFKKVHSPDADDLDQVGSQKPIRDEEDDDDSDDDDDDDDDDDDNSLSRFIVDDEDDSSSVRKSKTKKGKKAKKTKKSLAELKKEASKNIKSKQKYLRRLEKTWVTSAKIEKTLEILQEIQDREDSEKTIIFSQFTALLDLLEVPIVRRGWGYRRYDGSMRPGDRNAAVLEFTDNPDCKIMLVSLKAGNAGLNLVAASQVIIFDPFWNPYIEDQAIDRAHRIGQMRQVHIHRILVQKTVEDRILELQEKKREIIDGALDEKAQKKVSRLGTQELAYLFVRESIPSSLNKRLTEFSHRAFGNGSLSFDMRGMALAAFYARIQHYFRYDTLHRYFSPSYIAFDFFPIYIPGKLYHYRLRAADRLHAALTLIIEFILCHGRCLYTSIMTTRSCLSSCPSDVVPRCCIQVVET
- the ran gene encoding Ran family GTP-binding nuclear protein gives rise to the protein MSAPTTPTFKLVLVGDGGTGKTTFVKRHLTGEFEKKYIATLGVEVHPLTFTTNLGTIQFDVWDTAGQEKFGGLRDGYYINGQCGIIMFDVTSRITYKNVPNWHRDLVRVCENIPIVLCGNKVDVKERKVKAKTITFHRKKNLQYYDISAKSNYNFEKPFLWLARKLVGNAALEFVAAPALAPPEVAVNPQLMAEYEKEMESAAAMPLPDEEDADL
- a CDS encoding putative 26S proteasome non-ATPase regulatory subunit Nas2, giving the protein MGIPMNDNIHAPTVPSGPTSGGVTRDLSKLTMVDLMQEKERIEAELSALSAVLTSHGVNMNTSLTTFDGFPRDDIDVAQIRTTRARIIHLRTDHKEVMKHLEKGLHEHFASLQRAQAAVAASGMNGTSVQRSNLGENSLSNAEMIGTPFAKVNSVVPDSPADQAGLKAGDIIRSFGNVNWINHERLSKVAQTVQQNEGRTIVVKIVREDGPASNNTTELSLELIPRRDWGGRGLLGCHLVPL
- a CDS encoding putative Rho guanyl nucleotide exchange factor, which codes for MEESKENTLSETPLLPVEPSISDVKVVDASDTVHDSGGRKTDSASFRRWFEEFWLKRSPPSPDQKQVDGWPEILLTECSNDDWSPHCGLQDQQWEQLSAHSSHLGIVKTASFTDQSVGRSRAATQSTFNPSIHSGGRGSIESLRPSVSPLISHAVLLHSLERRQILREIITTETDYVFGLKALADVLLICSVRPRIYRNVQRIRELHQTFLARARAVSPMSVSAASEVDKLFPQGVAKGLKAIDLKRLNNLQSRSLRKQSLKTSIIARLNSLAAQGSEAYDMAYAIAELSKSFKLYEDFCCNFELLLQDVSLLRGSIPNWEAFEGGIESLSKSVTSLENKLLTDNRSMSLSDLVVKPVQRLCKYELFLRELLKCTPVQDDPLSHDKIKEVLDGLRPTIERVNQANETLKQRELIAKTLLLREKLELPEPDIVHDIYLQLGPIKLCGVLHATYQLPADIVGEYVVCALFESYLVLAASRDGCSRLQAVACLYVCDLKIDTLRNGRGLCCYGCLFSWKVIFEHRNNQYELVLSASSAIEEKQWKTEILRAAAALTEVSTAGQSESNLYSFEVLGLLPLECSTGLTTLLSRKPSIHSLATSASRANLQHVVIRKTHKPGEASTEADGVIERPKIPPWASALVLTTRRQDRVDLERFIFNIYTKGSLPYPGMPPAKGKDLLKPSKLMVAIREGVYRRSSSGGLPTTRRPAIVLAPAKTSKNEQTGRSEGGTDEPPIEDRKKAASPMSRMGTVRRALTVRFQARHKSASHADLPLQYKGQSDQLFHKVSVRGIFNSVSRRSSKRILHTALSLDGGA